In Myxococcales bacterium, the following proteins share a genomic window:
- the mgtE gene encoding magnesium transporter has protein sequence MTELLALDEQVVSPAYEPLSFDELRDAWALLDIQDKSNGLQLLDTKDSEEFFTALPSTDQAQLLLFWRPNQRRMWLRILEPDDIADVVQAAEEDERGALMNLLDARTRSEVHALLTYEDDEAGGLMNPRYARLRPQMTVDEAISYLRRQARGQLETIYHAYVLDADSKLIGAVSFRELFIADPQKTVADVMTSDVVCVTDEMDQETVSRVFAENDLNTIPVVDALGVMKGIVTVDDIVDVVQEEATEDIQKFGGMAALDDPYLQSSWLEMFKKRGVWLVVLQLGGMLTATALGLFQHQIETVALLTLFMPLIIASGGNSGSQASTLVIRAMALGEVRAADWWRVARRELIIGLSLGGLLGIIGWVRVYAWGAMGWLDQYGPQAAQYLAFALTVGFSLVGVVIFGTMAGAMLPFVLRRLGADPASASAPFVATLVDVTGLIIYFLLAGLFL, from the coding sequence ATGACCGAGCTGCTCGCGCTCGATGAGCAGGTCGTCAGCCCCGCGTACGAGCCACTTTCTTTTGACGAACTCCGCGACGCGTGGGCGTTGCTCGACATTCAAGACAAATCCAACGGCCTGCAGCTCCTAGATACCAAGGACAGCGAGGAGTTCTTCACCGCGCTGCCTTCCACCGATCAGGCCCAGTTGCTGCTCTTTTGGCGGCCGAATCAGCGCCGCATGTGGCTGCGCATCCTCGAGCCCGATGACATTGCCGACGTCGTCCAGGCCGCCGAAGAGGACGAACGCGGCGCGCTGATGAACCTGCTCGATGCCCGCACGCGCAGCGAGGTGCATGCGCTGCTTACGTACGAGGACGACGAGGCCGGTGGCCTCATGAACCCGCGTTATGCGCGCCTGCGCCCGCAGATGACCGTCGATGAGGCGATCAGCTATTTGCGGCGGCAGGCGCGTGGTCAGCTCGAAACCATTTATCACGCCTACGTGCTCGACGCCGACTCCAAGCTCATTGGCGCGGTGTCGTTTCGCGAGCTTTTTATCGCCGATCCGCAAAAGACCGTCGCCGACGTCATGACCTCGGACGTGGTGTGCGTCACCGACGAGATGGACCAGGAGACGGTCAGCCGCGTGTTTGCCGAAAACGATCTCAACACCATTCCCGTGGTTGACGCGCTTGGCGTCATGAAGGGCATCGTCACCGTCGACGACATCGTCGACGTGGTGCAGGAAGAGGCGACCGAGGACATCCAGAAATTCGGCGGTATGGCCGCGCTCGACGATCCGTACTTGCAGTCGTCGTGGCTGGAGATGTTCAAAAAACGCGGGGTATGGTTGGTGGTGCTGCAACTGGGCGGCATGCTCACGGCCACCGCGCTTGGGCTATTTCAGCATCAAATCGAAACCGTCGCGCTGCTCACCTTGTTCATGCCGCTGATCATCGCCAGCGGCGGCAATTCGGGCTCGCAGGCGTCGACCCTGGTCATTCGCGCGATGGCACTCGGCGAAGTACGCGCGGCCGATTGGTGGCGCGTCGCGCGGCGCGAGCTAATCATCGGGCTGTCGCTGGGGGGGCTGCTTGGCATCATTGGCTGGGTGCGCGTTTATGCGTGGGGCGCGATGGGGTGGCTCGATCAATACGGGCCGCAGGCGGCGCAATATCTCGCGTTCGCGCTCACGGTGGGCTTTAGCCTGGTTGGCGTGGTGATTTTTGGCACCATGGCGGGCGCGATGTTGCCGTTCGTGCTGCGCCGCCTCGGCGCCGATCCGGCGAGCGCCTCGGCGCCGTTCGTCGCGACGCTGGTCGACGTGACGGGCCTGATTATTTATTTTCTGCTGGCGGGGCTGTTTTTGTAA
- a CDS encoding SDR family oxidoreductase translates to MDLGLSGKRILVAGASRGIGRAIVETLLAEGAAVTAVARGADGLATLVTELASPTLTTLVADVATAEGVAAAFADGPFDGVVANVGRSFARHAREMDDDDFAQSLTANLWTSMRVAQAAARALATAQRPGAIVLVGSIFGREAGGAPGYNIAKAGVIAMGKALARDWASHGIRVNTVAPGSIRFSGSSWDRRAEADPEGIKQFVAREIPGGRFGTTREIANVVAFLLGETASWVNGATVVVDGGQSRAF, encoded by the coding sequence ATGGACCTAGGGCTTAGCGGCAAGCGCATCTTGGTGGCTGGGGCATCGCGCGGCATTGGCCGTGCGATCGTCGAGACGTTGCTCGCCGAGGGCGCTGCCGTCACCGCGGTCGCGCGCGGCGCGGATGGGCTGGCGACGCTTGTCACCGAGTTGGCGAGCCCTACCCTTACGACGTTGGTTGCCGACGTCGCCACCGCGGAGGGCGTCGCGGCCGCGTTTGCCGACGGCCCCTTTGACGGCGTCGTCGCCAACGTCGGGCGTTCCTTTGCGCGCCATGCCCGCGAGATGGATGACGATGATTTTGCGCAATCGCTCACGGCAAACCTATGGACGTCCATGCGGGTCGCGCAAGCCGCGGCGCGCGCGCTTGCGACGGCGCAGCGCCCCGGCGCGATCGTCCTCGTCGGATCCATTTTTGGTCGCGAGGCTGGAGGCGCGCCCGGCTACAACATCGCCAAGGCCGGCGTCATCGCCATGGGCAAGGCGTTGGCGCGGGACTGGGCGAGCCACGGCATTCGCGTCAACACCGTCGCGCCGGGATCGATACGATTTTCCGGCAGCAGCTGGGATCGCCGCGCCGAGGCGGATCCGGAGGGCATCAAGCAATTTGTCGCGCGAGAGATTCCGGGCGGGCGCTTTGGCACCACGCGCGAGATAGCCAACGTCGTCGCGTTTTTGCTCGGCGAGACGGCGTCATGGGTAAATGGTGCCACCGTTGTCGTCGATGGCGGGCAATCGCGGGCCTTCTAA
- the nrdR gene encoding transcriptional repressor NrdR: protein MQCPYCGSDSQVSETRMSTDGMRRRRLCGTCKRRFTTYEKIGSPPLRVEKRAGHFQPFDSDKMLRALRRVCKGRPEVRDEDLRRLVRDIEASLLDAGKKATRWSELVQETLRRLAAIDAIAARRLEINYLDDGGKLSFHAGPLPRGGAEQLGLFAEGDA, encoded by the coding sequence GTGCAGTGCCCCTATTGCGGCAGCGACAGCCAAGTCAGCGAGACCCGCATGAGCACCGACGGCATGCGTCGGCGGCGCCTGTGCGGCACTTGCAAGCGTCGCTTTACGACCTATGAAAAAATAGGTTCGCCGCCGCTGCGGGTTGAAAAGCGGGCGGGCCATTTCCAGCCGTTTGACAGCGACAAGATGCTGCGCGCGCTGCGACGCGTGTGCAAGGGTCGTCCCGAGGTGCGCGACGAAGATCTGCGGCGGCTGGTGCGCGACATCGAGGCGAGCCTGCTCGACGCCGGCAAGAAGGCGACGCGGTGGTCCGAGCTAGTGCAAGAGACCTTGCGGCGCCTCGCCGCGATCGATGCCATTGCCGCCCGGCGGCTCGAAATAAACTATCTCGACGATGGCGGCAAGCTGAGCTTTCACGCCGGCCCCTTGCCCCGCGGCGGCGCCGAGCAGCTTGGGCTGTTTGCCGAGGGCGACGCGTAG
- a CDS encoding ABC transporter ATP-binding protein, with protein MVATTLERERKAVISVSDLTKAYRTPFRRKKVQALGGVSFDVRQGEIFGFLGPNGAGKTTTIRILMGLIHATSGKASIFGNQIPSRAARARLGFLPEHPYFYDYLTVEELCDLSGRIYGVDAATRKQRANQLISRVGLDHGRGKSLRKFSKGMMQRAGLAQALMNDPELVVLDEPMSGLDPIGRKEVRDLIVELKARGKTVFFSTHILNDVETIADRVAIVAKGVIRAAGTPQELVAAGDRGAEISYRDGDAPLAQALLELGPTPPKSEVRGALTVISLPPDISIDAAIGVIQAHHGKIARVEPRKESLEDVFMRHAGDAVETFVP; from the coding sequence ATGGTCGCTACCACGCTAGAGCGCGAACGCAAGGCTGTCATTTCGGTTTCAGACCTTACCAAGGCCTATCGCACGCCGTTTCGCCGCAAAAAAGTGCAGGCGCTTGGCGGGGTAAGCTTTGACGTTCGGCAAGGCGAAATTTTTGGTTTTCTGGGGCCCAACGGCGCCGGCAAGACCACGACGATCCGCATCCTCATGGGGCTCATTCACGCCACCAGTGGCAAGGCCTCTATTTTCGGCAACCAAATTCCAAGCCGTGCGGCTCGCGCGCGCCTCGGATTTTTGCCGGAGCATCCGTACTTTTACGACTACCTTACGGTCGAGGAGCTGTGCGATCTGTCGGGCCGGATCTACGGCGTCGACGCGGCCACCCGCAAGCAACGCGCCAACCAACTTATCTCGCGCGTCGGCCTAGATCATGGCCGTGGCAAGAGCTTGCGTAAATTTTCCAAGGGCATGATGCAACGCGCGGGGCTGGCGCAGGCGCTCATGAACGACCCCGAGCTGGTGGTGCTTGATGAGCCGATGAGCGGGCTCGATCCGATCGGGCGCAAAGAGGTGCGTGATCTCATTGTCGAGCTCAAGGCGCGCGGCAAGACGGTGTTCTTTTCGACGCATATTCTCAACGACGTCGAGACCATCGCCGACCGCGTCGCGATCGTTGCCAAGGGTGTTATCCGCGCCGCCGGCACGCCGCAAGAGTTGGTCGCCGCCGGCGATCGCGGCGCTGAAATTTCATACCGAGATGGTGATGCGCCGCTCGCGCAGGCCTTGCTTGAGCTTGGGCCCACGCCGCCCAAGTCCGAAGTCCGTGGCGCCTTGACCGTGATCTCGTTGCCACCCGATATTTCGATCGATGCCGCGATTGGCGTCATCCAAGCGCATCACGGCAAGATCGCGCGCGTCGAGCCGAGGAAAGAATCGCTCGAAGATGTGTTCATGCGCCATGCCGGCGACGCCGTCGAAACCTTTGTGCCGTAA
- a CDS encoding zinc-ribbon domain-containing protein has product MDVRCDQCQTVYELDDARLKPGGVTVKCTQCLHIFRVGETSTRGGATDPIALATNNPAAQNPVSAPRGRQSRNTSLGFGAPNNAASSKQWFVRFADGGTATCAELSTLQQWIVSGRADREAFISRNESTWKRLGDIPELAPYFKLADELHAGAAPLPGRVRPDARPSGRAASESQDTAQRKRPSTAVPQPLGPQATERVFGVPGVVAAQAGAASSPAAAAAGERAARPSRASVPPPVPAAAMAAASAAAAAGVPSTSRAHEIRPNPEPGFRGRARLALNTDAPAEAAFVRRDAARSEPPPDYPELPGYARGGDSRLGKWIALVAVLVIVVSGFVVARMLGFGGSSGSGPVATPMTSGDAAVGDGAPALDGAQDATNTATLLAEALASYDAILGRDVLGELEAAALELGAASDAAAQGALTNAQRQGLQARMLVAVAQQHFDLEALADEADKRGRRDKAQAALLAAVAAAQRALKEGANPDASLAMAGIARLQKKPAREVETYLSAAGAPAYAVAVALERAMVGIRDGATAASRAALAKLEAQGASARGEVRPQVRLAMVAALATETEAATSTAAAVLAVVPTHVVARRIAEKLHANVDNATTSADGVVTSDGQGEESYDRVLARADRAAESDCRTAMPLYQKALAMRPASVEALAGAAFCHLSASEFASAHAKFRQALAVSRKFEPALRGVAEAYVQQGRTAEAIAAYKEYLEVYPGSAVAKRQLDRLGAAGSDRPTPTPTPTPAPDAPSPPPVTPVVPADAAATVEPSGPVASPD; this is encoded by the coding sequence ATGGACGTTAGGTGCGATCAATGTCAGACGGTCTACGAGCTGGACGACGCACGGCTGAAACCGGGCGGCGTGACCGTCAAGTGCACCCAATGTCTTCACATCTTTCGCGTCGGTGAGACGTCGACGCGTGGGGGCGCCACCGATCCGATCGCGCTTGCGACCAACAACCCGGCGGCGCAAAATCCCGTGAGCGCCCCGCGCGGCCGGCAAAGTCGCAACACCAGCCTTGGATTTGGCGCGCCTAACAATGCAGCCTCGTCCAAGCAATGGTTCGTCCGATTCGCCGACGGGGGCACGGCGACGTGTGCCGAACTTTCGACGTTGCAACAATGGATCGTCAGTGGACGGGCCGATCGCGAAGCGTTTATTTCGCGCAATGAATCGACCTGGAAGCGGCTTGGCGACATTCCCGAGCTAGCGCCATACTTTAAGCTCGCCGACGAATTGCATGCGGGCGCCGCGCCGTTGCCAGGACGCGTGCGGCCGGACGCGCGCCCATCGGGACGCGCGGCGAGCGAGAGCCAAGACACCGCCCAGCGCAAGCGTCCAAGTACGGCGGTACCGCAACCACTTGGGCCACAGGCGACCGAGCGCGTCTTTGGCGTGCCGGGCGTGGTCGCCGCGCAAGCGGGAGCCGCTTCGTCACCGGCGGCGGCTGCGGCCGGCGAGCGCGCGGCGCGGCCGTCGCGTGCGTCGGTGCCGCCCCCGGTGCCCGCGGCCGCAATGGCAGCGGCGTCGGCAGCTGCGGCAGCCGGTGTACCTTCAACCTCGCGCGCTCACGAAATACGCCCAAACCCCGAGCCTGGGTTTCGCGGCCGCGCGCGTTTGGCACTAAATACCGACGCGCCGGCGGAAGCTGCCTTTGTGCGGCGCGACGCGGCGCGCAGCGAGCCTCCGCCTGACTATCCCGAGCTGCCAGGCTATGCGCGCGGCGGCGATTCGCGGCTCGGCAAGTGGATCGCCTTAGTCGCGGTGCTGGTGATCGTTGTGTCGGGGTTCGTGGTGGCGCGCATGCTTGGTTTTGGCGGGTCGTCGGGCTCGGGGCCGGTGGCGACGCCAATGACGTCGGGTGATGCCGCCGTGGGCGATGGCGCGCCGGCGCTAGATGGCGCGCAGGACGCCACCAATACCGCGACGTTGCTTGCGGAGGCCCTGGCGTCCTACGACGCCATCTTGGGGCGCGACGTCTTGGGTGAGCTCGAGGCTGCCGCGCTGGAGCTGGGAGCGGCCAGCGATGCAGCGGCGCAAGGCGCGCTGACAAACGCGCAGCGTCAAGGTCTGCAAGCGCGGATGCTTGTTGCCGTGGCTCAGCAACACTTTGATCTCGAAGCGTTAGCGGACGAAGCGGACAAGCGAGGGCGGCGCGATAAGGCGCAGGCCGCCTTGCTTGCGGCCGTGGCCGCCGCGCAGCGCGCGTTAAAAGAAGGCGCCAATCCCGATGCCTCGCTCGCGATGGCGGGGATCGCGAGGCTGCAAAAAAAACCAGCGCGCGAGGTCGAGACCTATTTGTCCGCGGCGGGCGCGCCCGCTTATGCGGTGGCCGTCGCCCTCGAACGCGCGATGGTGGGCATTCGCGATGGCGCGACGGCGGCGAGTCGAGCCGCGCTTGCCAAGCTGGAGGCACAAGGCGCCTCGGCGCGAGGTGAGGTTCGGCCGCAAGTTCGGTTGGCCATGGTGGCGGCGTTGGCGACCGAGACCGAGGCGGCGACTTCCACCGCGGCCGCGGTGCTGGCCGTGGTGCCTACCCACGTTGTGGCGCGCCGCATCGCCGAGAAATTGCATGCCAACGTCGACAATGCGACGACGTCGGCGGATGGCGTCGTAACGAGCGACGGGCAGGGAGAAGAATCCTACGATCGCGTGCTGGCGCGCGCCGACCGCGCTGCCGAGTCCGATTGTCGGACAGCCATGCCGCTCTATCAAAAGGCCTTAGCCATGCGCCCCGCCAGCGTTGAGGCGCTTGCGGGTGCCGCCTTTTGCCATCTCTCGGCAAGCGAATTTGCGAGCGCGCACGCCAAGTTTCGCCAGGCGCTTGCGGTTTCCCGCAAGTTCGAGCCTGCGCTGCGCGGCGTTGCCGAGGCTTATGTGCAACAGGGCCGCACGGCCGAGGCCATCGCGGCGTACAAAGAGTACCTCGAAGTGTATCCGGGCTCGGCAGTGGCCAAGCGCCAGCTCGATCGCTTGGGCGCCGCGGGTAGCGATCGACCAACGCCTACCCCTACGCCAACACCCGCACCCGACGCGCCATCGCCACCGCCCGTAACGCCGGTCGTCCCTGCCGATGCCGCAGCTACCGTGGAGCCGTCCGGCCCCGTCGCCTCACCTGACTAA
- a CDS encoding SDR family oxidoreductase produces MNLSNLKIIVTGAAQGMGAHFTKRLAEAGASVAAADIMEEGLAALAEATKGLPGKVFTKKLDVSKEAEVTAFVDWAHGAMGGLNGLINNAGILRDGLLVKKDKTTGEITKLSAAQWQQVLDVNLTGATFMVRDMVAKMAASEQRPGVIVNMSSIARHGNRGQSNYTAAKAALAANTVTWSKEFAAFGIRVGAIAPGMIETPMTQGMNQKARDALVAAIPVGRVGVPEDIWVAVKFVLECDYFNGRVIDVDGGLSM; encoded by the coding sequence ATGAACCTCAGCAACCTCAAGATCATCGTTACCGGTGCCGCCCAGGGCATGGGCGCGCACTTTACCAAGCGGCTTGCCGAGGCCGGCGCGTCGGTCGCCGCCGCCGATATTATGGAAGAGGGGCTCGCGGCCTTGGCCGAAGCGACCAAGGGGCTGCCCGGCAAGGTCTTCACCAAAAAGCTCGACGTTTCCAAGGAGGCCGAGGTCACCGCCTTTGTTGACTGGGCGCACGGAGCCATGGGCGGCCTCAACGGCCTCATCAACAACGCCGGCATCTTGCGCGATGGCCTCTTGGTCAAGAAAGACAAGACCACCGGCGAAATTACCAAGCTCTCCGCCGCGCAATGGCAGCAAGTGCTCGACGTCAACCTCACCGGCGCCACGTTCATGGTGCGCGACATGGTCGCGAAGATGGCGGCCAGCGAACAGCGCCCAGGCGTCATCGTCAACATGTCGTCGATCGCGCGCCACGGCAACCGCGGCCAGTCAAACTATACCGCGGCCAAGGCGGCGCTGGCGGCCAATACCGTGACGTGGTCCAAGGAGTTCGCGGCGTTTGGCATTCGCGTCGGCGCCATCGCGCCGGGCATGATCGAAACCCCGATGACCCAGGGGATGAATCAAAAGGCGCGCGATGCGCTGGTTGCGGCAATTCCCGTCGGCCGCGTCGGCGTCCCCGAAGACATCTGGGTCGCGGTGAAATTTGTCCTCGAATGCGACTACTTCAACGGCCGCGTCATCGACGTCGATGGCGGCCTTTCGATGTAG
- a CDS encoding PilZ domain-containing protein — protein MPSPGSSQQRAAERVAVSAFVRVMARGDAKEFVFRTRDMSTAGLFLATRVVKMYPFRVGTVLDVELYDDHESVSCRAEVVRIVAEDSAPASADPDGCGFGVRIVECQPQDHARLKSWIARALTAG, from the coding sequence ATGCCTAGTCCCGGCTCCTCCCAACAACGCGCCGCGGAGCGCGTTGCGGTGTCAGCCTTTGTCCGCGTCATGGCACGTGGCGACGCCAAGGAGTTTGTCTTTCGCACCCGCGATATGTCCACCGCGGGGCTGTTCTTGGCGACGCGCGTCGTCAAGATGTACCCCTTTCGCGTCGGCACGGTGCTCGACGTCGAGCTTTACGATGATCATGAATCCGTCTCGTGTCGCGCCGAGGTCGTGCGCATTGTCGCCGAAGACTCCGCCCCCGCGAGCGCCGACCCCGATGGGTGCGGTTTTGGGGTGCGCATTGTCGAGTGCCAGCCGCAAGACCATGCGCGCCTCAAGAGTTGGATCGCGCGCGCGCTGACCGCAGGCTAA
- a CDS encoding ABC transporter permease, translating to MGFLGRIWAIALNTFREAVRMRVLYGIIALVFLVNGVGLFMSEMNLADQTRMMRDVAVSSISFFGSLIAIFLGVVLLYVEVQRRTIHSIISKPIERWEFVVGKYVGMTLVLSVLAAFFIGGMLAMMMLDIGHGSDLVKGELGVMSSNVVKATWLAYVGILTVAAVAIFFSSFSSPFLSGLFALGLFAVGNLTPDLQAIAAKQSGLAGAVVKGMLWVIPDLHTFVISGREVAGQHVSLHGGFVGWEYVTQATAYGALWIAGLLALACVIFQRRDFV from the coding sequence ATGGGATTTTTGGGACGCATTTGGGCCATCGCCCTCAACACCTTTCGCGAGGCCGTGCGCATGCGCGTGCTCTACGGCATCATCGCCTTGGTCTTCTTGGTCAACGGCGTGGGCCTCTTCATGTCCGAAATGAATCTCGCCGATCAGACGCGCATGATGCGCGATGTCGCCGTGAGCAGCATTTCCTTCTTTGGCTCGCTGATCGCGATCTTTCTCGGCGTCGTCTTGCTCTATGTCGAGGTGCAGCGCCGGACCATCCATTCGATTATCTCCAAGCCCATTGAACGCTGGGAGTTTGTCGTCGGTAAATATGTCGGCATGACGTTGGTGCTCTCGGTGCTCGCGGCATTTTTTATCGGCGGCATGCTCGCGATGATGATGCTCGACATCGGGCACGGCAGCGACCTCGTCAAGGGCGAGCTTGGCGTGATGAGCAGCAACGTGGTTAAGGCCACGTGGTTGGCCTACGTCGGCATTCTCACCGTCGCCGCGGTCGCAATCTTCTTTTCATCGTTTTCCAGCCCCTTTTTGTCGGGCCTGTTCGCGCTCGGTCTGTTCGCGGTCGGCAACCTAACGCCAGACCTGCAGGCCATCGCCGCCAAGCAGTCTGGGTTGGCCGGGGCCGTGGTCAAGGGCATGCTGTGGGTGATCCCCGACCTGCACACCTTCGTGATCTCGGGCCGCGAGGTCGCGGGCCAGCACGTCAGCCTTCATGGCGGCTTTGTTGGATGGGAGTACGTAACGCAGGCCACGGCGTATGGCGCGCTGTGGATCGCCGGTCTGCTCGCGCTTGCCTGCGTTATTTTTCAACGCCGCGACTTTGTGTAA
- a CDS encoding OmpA family protein, translating to MSTSKHSLWMTAAVAVGAFATAMPTASAQVVDEPANFSVERYRLAADKLGILTAESADIPYRGYWDVSAWFGYANDPLVLYRLVDGERVRQGALVHERFGGELGLSYAVHARLQAFAALGLIGTTNRPASNPAVVGELDDISGFSLGDTRLGLKAQLLKGGLNLAILGEGIIGSGGGEAYRGERDWALSPALLASFGAGPLRFSLNLGYIMRKQSTLADLVVDDELFGRAAVALGVGPDRALEVQAGVQLGSAKDEFFSRVSSDPAELLFGLAYNLGRRQSVQLFATGGVGLNEGFGTPDWRALGGVRIGGSLADVAAKSSDTDGDGISDANDACVNDREDFDKYEDVDGCPEADNDKDGFLDGADKCPNEPETVNQFADDDGCPDIGDRDGDGLADDTDKCPDEAEDLDGFEDDNGCPDLDNDKDGVFDATDKCPLEPGPAENNGCPDTDGDGDGVVDRLDNCPSEAGTKENQGCKAKQQVVITDTGLQILDIVYFKTNSDVILKKSYPLLNNVAAVITAQTRIAKIRVEGHTDSQGNDDSNLDLSQRRADSVKAYLIERGVAADRLQGQGFGETMPVDSNDTKAGRAKNRRVEFKIVN from the coding sequence ATGAGTACCAGCAAGCATTCGTTGTGGATGACGGCGGCCGTGGCGGTGGGAGCGTTCGCAACCGCGATGCCGACGGCCTCCGCGCAAGTCGTCGATGAACCGGCCAACTTCTCGGTGGAGCGCTATCGACTCGCGGCCGACAAGCTTGGCATCCTGACCGCGGAAAGCGCTGATATTCCTTATCGCGGCTATTGGGACGTCAGCGCGTGGTTTGGCTACGCCAACGATCCGTTGGTGCTTTATCGCCTTGTGGACGGCGAGCGCGTCCGCCAAGGGGCCTTGGTCCACGAGCGCTTCGGCGGGGAACTCGGCCTCTCGTACGCGGTGCATGCGCGGCTGCAGGCGTTTGCGGCGCTTGGGCTCATTGGCACCACCAATCGGCCGGCAAGCAATCCGGCCGTGGTTGGCGAGCTCGATGACATTTCGGGGTTTTCGCTTGGCGATACCCGCCTTGGGCTCAAGGCCCAGCTGCTCAAGGGTGGCCTAAATCTGGCTATCTTGGGCGAAGGCATCATCGGCAGCGGTGGCGGCGAGGCCTACCGCGGCGAGCGCGATTGGGCGCTTTCACCAGCGTTGCTCGCGTCTTTCGGCGCGGGGCCGCTGCGCTTCTCGCTAAACCTCGGCTACATCATGCGCAAGCAGTCAACGCTCGCCGACCTGGTCGTCGATGACGAGCTGTTTGGGCGTGCGGCGGTCGCGCTGGGCGTCGGACCAGATCGCGCGCTCGAGGTGCAGGCCGGGGTTCAACTTGGCTCGGCCAAGGACGAATTTTTCAGCCGCGTGTCGTCAGACCCCGCGGAGCTCTTGTTCGGCCTCGCGTACAATTTGGGCCGGCGGCAATCGGTGCAGCTGTTCGCGACCGGCGGCGTGGGCCTAAACGAAGGTTTTGGGACGCCAGACTGGCGCGCCCTCGGTGGCGTCCGCATCGGCGGCAGCCTTGCCGATGTCGCCGCCAAGTCAAGCGACACCGATGGCGACGGCATCAGCGATGCGAATGATGCTTGCGTCAACGATCGCGAAGACTTCGATAAGTACGAGGATGTGGACGGCTGTCCCGAGGCTGACAACGACAAGGATGGCTTCTTAGATGGCGCCGACAAGTGTCCAAATGAGCCCGAAACCGTCAACCAGTTCGCCGATGACGACGGCTGCCCAGACATTGGCGATCGCGATGGCGATGGCCTCGCCGACGACACCGACAAATGCCCGGATGAAGCCGAAGACCTCGATGGCTTCGAAGACGACAACGGCTGCCCAGATCTCGACAACGACAAGGACGGCGTGTTCGACGCCACCGATAAGTGCCCGCTCGAGCCTGGGCCGGCCGAAAACAATGGCTGTCCAGATACCGATGGCGACGGCGATGGCGTGGTCGACCGGCTCGACAACTGCCCATCCGAGGCAGGCACCAAGGAAAATCAGGGTTGCAAAGCCAAGCAGCAGGTGGTCATCACCGACACCGGCCTGCAGATCCTCGATATCGTGTACTTCAAGACCAACAGCGACGTGATCTTGAAGAAGAGCTATCCGCTGCTGAATAACGTGGCGGCGGTGATCACCGCGCAAACGCGCATCGCCAAGATTCGCGTCGAAGGCCACACCGATAGCCAAGGCAACGATGACAGCAACCTCGACTTATCGCAGCGGCGTGCCGATTCGGTGAAGGCGTATCTCATCGAGCGCGGCGTCGCAGCGGATCGGCTGCAAGGCCAGGGCTTTGGCGAGACCATGCCGGTCGACTCAAACGATACCAAGGCCGGCCGTGCCAAGAACCGCCGCGTCGAGTTCAAGATCGTCAACTAG
- a CDS encoding DUF4159 domain-containing protein: MLPTRRDFLAAIGLAPALTALASAAPSRAVTPLAWLDLASDREARAVATRTWAIELGKRTAATPGTAVPMIGPSWRELKQYPLVILCGQTAMRPLSASEITALARYLTVGGTLVIDSFEPALSARFDQSVRQLVDQLAAQTGGAELAPLKADHVLYRSFYVLPGAVGRVAVGQAVEAAVIGERLGIIYTRCDLLGALLKNPAGAFALPCAPGGEAQREQAMRLAVNISMYALCLDYKNDQAHLPAILERRRHRPQDGATAMP; the protein is encoded by the coding sequence TTGCTGCCCACGCGACGAGATTTTCTAGCTGCGATCGGCCTGGCTCCCGCCTTGACCGCGCTCGCCAGCGCCGCGCCCTCGCGTGCGGTGACGCCGCTCGCGTGGCTTGACCTTGCCTCGGATCGCGAGGCGCGCGCGGTGGCGACGCGCACGTGGGCCATCGAACTTGGCAAACGCACGGCCGCTACCCCAGGCACCGCGGTGCCGATGATTGGTCCGAGCTGGCGCGAGCTGAAGCAGTATCCGCTGGTCATCTTGTGCGGCCAAACCGCGATGCGGCCGTTGTCGGCCAGCGAGATCACCGCGCTTGCGCGCTACCTTACGGTTGGCGGCACGTTGGTGATCGACTCGTTCGAGCCGGCGCTCAGCGCGCGCTTCGATCAATCGGTGCGTCAGCTAGTCGATCAGCTTGCGGCGCAAACGGGGGGCGCCGAGCTTGCGCCGCTCAAGGCCGATCACGTGCTGTATCGAAGTTTTTATGTCCTACCCGGCGCCGTGGGACGCGTTGCCGTTGGCCAGGCCGTGGAAGCGGCCGTGATCGGCGAGCGGCTCGGCATTATCTACACCAGATGTGATCTGCTTGGGGCGCTGCTTAAAAATCCCGCCGGCGCCTTTGCGCTGCCGTGCGCGCCAGGCGGCGAGGCGCAACGCGAACAGGCGATGCGGCTGGCCGTCAATATCTCCATGTACGCGCTGTGCCTGGACTACAAAAATGACCAAGCTCATCTCCCGGCGATCCTGGAGCGGCGACGTCATCGCCCGCAAGACGGCGCGACGGCCATGCCATGA